A window of Silurus meridionalis isolate SWU-2019-XX chromosome 4, ASM1480568v1, whole genome shotgun sequence contains these coding sequences:
- the LOC124384228 gene encoding uncharacterized protein LOC124384228 — MLSRLYTTLRFVTWNVRGVKSTRDLPKKFSNLLSSLNNLQADVAFIQETHIGPKCYKILEDETEKDWKIFYTVHSSHSKGVAILIKDKVPFKYICHDEDYGGGYIVLFCHLHGELYTLVNVYNHRKDKNVLGRLKEYLMETAEGVLLVGGDFNTVLHPILDRQPSSSKNSQLTSILEDFTVSLNLRDSWSSLRATEKGFTRCQSECHSRLDMIFMAEDKIEEGYKIKVHNNDISDHKPVVLHVRVQKQSQNKIPIVASMLKELRFDPDRRPGKINGAEVLSAIKSLTDSEKQRCNKLEINYYKRFQCPKTEILKLEYNRIVKNKRIPEDFIESHLSGDRKVSVDYLIFSRILAKRLSAFIVPPIKRIGKANLDTLLIVTCKICTPNIKWSFLEQSLRNLKQIPSTPPPDFSILEFLLPEVQGSLGNLRDLQPGCPFTNIVLSLALTQLEDLILKTETQCRTIVCYQRQTLFIHVHPSKHQKVLQIAEGFKKDSGINIKMTM, encoded by the coding sequence ATGCTGTCACGATTATATACAACTCTCCGTTTCGTCACCTGGAATGTTCGTGGGGTTAAAAGCACGAGGGACTTGCCAAAAAAGTTTTCAAATTTGTTGAGCAGCCTAAATAACCTTCAGGCTGATGTTGCCTTCATACAAGAGACACACATTGGGCCAAAGTGTTATAAAATACTGGAAGatgagacagaaaaagactGGAAAATCTTCTACACTGTGCACAGCTCCCACAGCAAAGGAGTCGCCATACTGATAAAAGACAAAGTGCCATTTAAGTACATATGCCATGATGAGGATTACGGTGGAGGTTATATTGTGCTCTTTTGTCATCTGCATGGTGAACTCTATACTCTTGTTAATGTGTATAATCatagaaaagacaaaaatgtctTGGGTAGACTGAAAGAGTACTTGATGGAAACAGCTGAGGGTGTCCTATTGGTTGGTGGTGATTTCAACACCGTTTTGCACCCCATCTTAGATCGGCAACCTTCTTCTTCAAAGAATTCACAATTGACATCAATATTAGAAGATTTTACTGTATCTCTGAATCTTAGAGATAGCTGGTCATCCTTACGTGCCACTGAGAAGGGATTCACACGATGTCAGAGTGAGTGTCACTCCAGGCTAGACATGATTTTTATGGCGGAGGACAAAATTGAAGAAGGGTATAAAATCAAGGTACATAATAATGATATTTCTGACCACAAACCCGTTGTTCTACATGTCAGGGTTCAAAAGCAGTcccaaaataaaataccaattGTTGCATCAATGCTAAAAGAACTTAGATTTGATCCTGACAGGAGACCAGGGAAAATAAATGGGGCTGAAGTACTAAGTGCCATCAAGTCCTTGACTGATTCAGAAAAACAAAGATGTAACAAgttggaaataaattattacaaaagaTTTCAATGTCCAAAGACAGAAATATTAAAGCTGGAATATAACCgcattgtaaaaaacaaacgcATTCCTGAAGATTTCATAGAATCTCATCTTTCAGGTGACAGAAAAGTTAGTGTGGACTATTTAATATTCTCTCGCATTCTGGCTAAACGCCTTAGTGCTTTTATTGTTCCTCCCATTAAGAGAATTGGGAAAGCAAATCTGGACACCCTGCTTATTGTAACCTGCAAGATCTGCACACCAAATATCAAGTGGTCTTTCCTCGAACAAAGTCTTAGGAATCTGAAGCAGATCCCTTCTACACCACCACCTGATTTTAGCATTCTGGAATTCCTTCTTCCTGAAGTCCAAGGCTCCTTGGGGAACCTCAGAGATTTGCAGCCTGGCTGTCCATTTACCAACATTGTCCTCAGTCTGGCTCTGACACAGCTAGAAGATCTGATTCTCAAAACTGAGACCCAGTGCAGAACCATTGTTTGTTATCAAAGACAGACTCTGTTCATACATGTACACCCAAGCAAACATCAAAAAGTTCTTCAGATAGCAGAGGGTTTCAAAAAAGATTCagggattaatataaaaatgactatgtaa